A genomic segment from Thamnophis elegans isolate rThaEle1 chromosome 3, rThaEle1.pri, whole genome shotgun sequence encodes:
- the ALG11 gene encoding GDP-Man:Man(3)GlcNAc(2)-PP-Dol alpha-1,2-mannosyltransferase isoform X3, with the protein MGNRLLYSLIIPAFILAGGLFLCLLLLLYCLRFWLQRRRNLLTPPGDDGEKPLVVAFFHPYCNAGGGGERVLWCALRALQKKYKNASYIVYTGDTDARAEHILQGAYRRFNIRLKHPVKFVFLNKRYLVEASRYPYFTLLGQSLGSVFLGWEALTKCIPDIYIDSMGYAFTLPLFKYLGGCRIGCYVHYPTISTDMLSVVRNQHARFNNAAIITKNPLLSKMKLVYYYFFASIYGLVGSCSDTVMVNSTWTLNHILSLWRCNDRTSIVYPPCDVQTFLDIPLQEENGIIKPTVVSISQFRPEKDHSLQIRAFAKFLAKTEGQPLLPKLILIGGCRNLDDDQRVNELKKLCQELGIEKKVEFKVNIPFEELKRHLADATIGLHTMWNEHFGIGIVECMAAGTIILAHNSGGPKLDIVVPYERNITGFLAEDEDGYADSMAHIFSLSPEKKLQIRQSARESVKRFADQEFEETFLLSVERLFK; encoded by the exons ATTACTCTATTCATTGATTATACCTGCCTTCATATTAGCTGGAGGTTTATTTCTCTGTCTGTTGCTTCTACTCTATTGTTTACGATTCTGGCTTCAACGACGGAGAAATCTACTAACGCCTCCAGGGGATGATGGGGAAAAGCCACTCGTAGTTGCATTTTTCCATCCATATTGTAAtgctggtggtggtggagagAGAGTGCTATGGTGTGCTTTGAGAGCTTTACAGAAAAA GTACAAGAATGCCTCCTATATTGTCTACACAGGTGATACTGATGCTAGAGCTGAGCATATTCTACAAGGTGCATACAGGCGATTCAACATCAGACTGAAACACCCTGTGAAGTTTGTGTTCTTGAATAAGCGCTACTTAGTAGAAGCCTCCCGTTATCCGTATTTCACTCTGTTAGGTCAGAGCTTAGGATCTGTGTTTCTTGGCTGGGAAGCTCTTACGAAGTGTATCCCTGATATTTATATTGACTCCATGGGTTATGCATTCACGCTTCCTCTCTTTAAATATCTGGGAGGTTGCCGAATAGGATGTTATGTTCACTATCCTACAATCAGTACTGATATGCTTTCTGTGGTCAGGAATCAGCATGCACGATTTAATAATGCAGCCATTATCACAAAAAATCCCCTCTTAAGTAAAATGAAACTTGTATATTATTACTTTTTTGCTTCCATATATGGGCTAGTTGGTTCTTGCAGTGACACTGTCATGGTTAATTCTACATGGACTCTCAATCACATCCTTTCCCTCTGGAGGTGTAACGACCGCACAAGCATTGTGTATCCACCTTGTGACGTACAGACTTTCCTGGATATTCCACTACAAGAAGAAAATGGGATTATAAAACCAACAGTTGTTTCTATAAGCCAGTTCAGGCCGGAGAAGGACCACTCCCTGCAGATTAGAGCTTTTGCTAAATTTTTGGCTAAAACTGAAGGACAGCCACTCTTGCCAAAGCTTATTTTGATTGGGGGCTGTCGTAACCTAGATGATGACCAGCGTGTAAATGAACTTAAGAAGCTCTGTCAAGAGTTAGGCATTGAAAAAAAGGTGGAATTCAAAGTTAATATTCCATTTGAAGAACTAAAGAGGCATCTGGCTGATGCAACTATTGGACTTCACACCATGTGGAACGAACATTTTGGAATTG GAATTGTTGAATGTATGGCAGCTGGCACAATTATTCTTGCTCACAATTCTGGAGGCCCCAAATTAGATATTGTGGTACCATATGAAAGAAATATAACTGGATTTCTAGCAGAAGATGAAGATGGCTATGCAGACTCTATGGCTCACATCTTTTCATTATCTCCTGAAAAAAAGCTGCAGATCAGACAAAGCGCTCGTGAATCTGTGAAGAGGTTTGCTGATCAAGAATTTGAGGAAACATTCTTATTATCTGTAGAACggctatttaaataa
- the ALG11 gene encoding GDP-Man:Man(3)GlcNAc(2)-PP-Dol alpha-1,2-mannosyltransferase isoform X1: protein MISPTNKRRRNENIKQRLLYSLIIPAFILAGGLFLCLLLLLYCLRFWLQRRRNLLTPPGDDGEKPLVVAFFHPYCNAGGGGERVLWCALRALQKKYKNASYIVYTGDTDARAEHILQGAYRRFNIRLKHPVKFVFLNKRYLVEASRYPYFTLLGQSLGSVFLGWEALTKCIPDIYIDSMGYAFTLPLFKYLGGCRIGCYVHYPTISTDMLSVVRNQHARFNNAAIITKNPLLSKMKLVYYYFFASIYGLVGSCSDTVMVNSTWTLNHILSLWRCNDRTSIVYPPCDVQTFLDIPLQEENGIIKPTVVSISQFRPEKDHSLQIRAFAKFLAKTEGQPLLPKLILIGGCRNLDDDQRVNELKKLCQELGIEKKVEFKVNIPFEELKRHLADATIGLHTMWNEHFGIGIVECMAAGTIILAHNSGGPKLDIVVPYERNITGFLAEDEDGYADSMAHIFSLSPEKKLQIRQSARESVKRFADQEFEETFLLSVERLFK, encoded by the exons ATTACTCTATTCATTGATTATACCTGCCTTCATATTAGCTGGAGGTTTATTTCTCTGTCTGTTGCTTCTACTCTATTGTTTACGATTCTGGCTTCAACGACGGAGAAATCTACTAACGCCTCCAGGGGATGATGGGGAAAAGCCACTCGTAGTTGCATTTTTCCATCCATATTGTAAtgctggtggtggtggagagAGAGTGCTATGGTGTGCTTTGAGAGCTTTACAGAAAAA GTACAAGAATGCCTCCTATATTGTCTACACAGGTGATACTGATGCTAGAGCTGAGCATATTCTACAAGGTGCATACAGGCGATTCAACATCAGACTGAAACACCCTGTGAAGTTTGTGTTCTTGAATAAGCGCTACTTAGTAGAAGCCTCCCGTTATCCGTATTTCACTCTGTTAGGTCAGAGCTTAGGATCTGTGTTTCTTGGCTGGGAAGCTCTTACGAAGTGTATCCCTGATATTTATATTGACTCCATGGGTTATGCATTCACGCTTCCTCTCTTTAAATATCTGGGAGGTTGCCGAATAGGATGTTATGTTCACTATCCTACAATCAGTACTGATATGCTTTCTGTGGTCAGGAATCAGCATGCACGATTTAATAATGCAGCCATTATCACAAAAAATCCCCTCTTAAGTAAAATGAAACTTGTATATTATTACTTTTTTGCTTCCATATATGGGCTAGTTGGTTCTTGCAGTGACACTGTCATGGTTAATTCTACATGGACTCTCAATCACATCCTTTCCCTCTGGAGGTGTAACGACCGCACAAGCATTGTGTATCCACCTTGTGACGTACAGACTTTCCTGGATATTCCACTACAAGAAGAAAATGGGATTATAAAACCAACAGTTGTTTCTATAAGCCAGTTCAGGCCGGAGAAGGACCACTCCCTGCAGATTAGAGCTTTTGCTAAATTTTTGGCTAAAACTGAAGGACAGCCACTCTTGCCAAAGCTTATTTTGATTGGGGGCTGTCGTAACCTAGATGATGACCAGCGTGTAAATGAACTTAAGAAGCTCTGTCAAGAGTTAGGCATTGAAAAAAAGGTGGAATTCAAAGTTAATATTCCATTTGAAGAACTAAAGAGGCATCTGGCTGATGCAACTATTGGACTTCACACCATGTGGAACGAACATTTTGGAATTG GAATTGTTGAATGTATGGCAGCTGGCACAATTATTCTTGCTCACAATTCTGGAGGCCCCAAATTAGATATTGTGGTACCATATGAAAGAAATATAACTGGATTTCTAGCAGAAGATGAAGATGGCTATGCAGACTCTATGGCTCACATCTTTTCATTATCTCCTGAAAAAAAGCTGCAGATCAGACAAAGCGCTCGTGAATCTGTGAAGAGGTTTGCTGATCAAGAATTTGAGGAAACATTCTTATTATCTGTAGAACggctatttaaataa
- the ALG11 gene encoding GDP-Man:Man(3)GlcNAc(2)-PP-Dol alpha-1,2-mannosyltransferase isoform X2 produces MGTFKQLFRLLYSLIIPAFILAGGLFLCLLLLLYCLRFWLQRRRNLLTPPGDDGEKPLVVAFFHPYCNAGGGGERVLWCALRALQKKYKNASYIVYTGDTDARAEHILQGAYRRFNIRLKHPVKFVFLNKRYLVEASRYPYFTLLGQSLGSVFLGWEALTKCIPDIYIDSMGYAFTLPLFKYLGGCRIGCYVHYPTISTDMLSVVRNQHARFNNAAIITKNPLLSKMKLVYYYFFASIYGLVGSCSDTVMVNSTWTLNHILSLWRCNDRTSIVYPPCDVQTFLDIPLQEENGIIKPTVVSISQFRPEKDHSLQIRAFAKFLAKTEGQPLLPKLILIGGCRNLDDDQRVNELKKLCQELGIEKKVEFKVNIPFEELKRHLADATIGLHTMWNEHFGIGIVECMAAGTIILAHNSGGPKLDIVVPYERNITGFLAEDEDGYADSMAHIFSLSPEKKLQIRQSARESVKRFADQEFEETFLLSVERLFK; encoded by the exons ATTACTCTATTCATTGATTATACCTGCCTTCATATTAGCTGGAGGTTTATTTCTCTGTCTGTTGCTTCTACTCTATTGTTTACGATTCTGGCTTCAACGACGGAGAAATCTACTAACGCCTCCAGGGGATGATGGGGAAAAGCCACTCGTAGTTGCATTTTTCCATCCATATTGTAAtgctggtggtggtggagagAGAGTGCTATGGTGTGCTTTGAGAGCTTTACAGAAAAA GTACAAGAATGCCTCCTATATTGTCTACACAGGTGATACTGATGCTAGAGCTGAGCATATTCTACAAGGTGCATACAGGCGATTCAACATCAGACTGAAACACCCTGTGAAGTTTGTGTTCTTGAATAAGCGCTACTTAGTAGAAGCCTCCCGTTATCCGTATTTCACTCTGTTAGGTCAGAGCTTAGGATCTGTGTTTCTTGGCTGGGAAGCTCTTACGAAGTGTATCCCTGATATTTATATTGACTCCATGGGTTATGCATTCACGCTTCCTCTCTTTAAATATCTGGGAGGTTGCCGAATAGGATGTTATGTTCACTATCCTACAATCAGTACTGATATGCTTTCTGTGGTCAGGAATCAGCATGCACGATTTAATAATGCAGCCATTATCACAAAAAATCCCCTCTTAAGTAAAATGAAACTTGTATATTATTACTTTTTTGCTTCCATATATGGGCTAGTTGGTTCTTGCAGTGACACTGTCATGGTTAATTCTACATGGACTCTCAATCACATCCTTTCCCTCTGGAGGTGTAACGACCGCACAAGCATTGTGTATCCACCTTGTGACGTACAGACTTTCCTGGATATTCCACTACAAGAAGAAAATGGGATTATAAAACCAACAGTTGTTTCTATAAGCCAGTTCAGGCCGGAGAAGGACCACTCCCTGCAGATTAGAGCTTTTGCTAAATTTTTGGCTAAAACTGAAGGACAGCCACTCTTGCCAAAGCTTATTTTGATTGGGGGCTGTCGTAACCTAGATGATGACCAGCGTGTAAATGAACTTAAGAAGCTCTGTCAAGAGTTAGGCATTGAAAAAAAGGTGGAATTCAAAGTTAATATTCCATTTGAAGAACTAAAGAGGCATCTGGCTGATGCAACTATTGGACTTCACACCATGTGGAACGAACATTTTGGAATTG GAATTGTTGAATGTATGGCAGCTGGCACAATTATTCTTGCTCACAATTCTGGAGGCCCCAAATTAGATATTGTGGTACCATATGAAAGAAATATAACTGGATTTCTAGCAGAAGATGAAGATGGCTATGCAGACTCTATGGCTCACATCTTTTCATTATCTCCTGAAAAAAAGCTGCAGATCAGACAAAGCGCTCGTGAATCTGTGAAGAGGTTTGCTGATCAAGAATTTGAGGAAACATTCTTATTATCTGTAGAACggctatttaaataa